A genomic segment from Echeneis naucrates chromosome 20, fEcheNa1.1, whole genome shotgun sequence encodes:
- the en2a gene encoding homeobox protein engrailed-2a: MEENDHGNRDVVERQESADESNRAILPLLQAPGNLQIPHRVTNFFIDNILRPDFGKRKDGGANREESSLASRESHSSPAAPQTEPVGSTVPAEGTSTPHTVTAAKKPAIADEEPLKPRGENGDQCLSSDSDSSQASSNQAMSQPMLWPAWVYCTRYSDRPSSGPRSRKPKKKTTSKEDKRPRTAFTAEQLQRLKSEFQTNRYLTEQRRQNLAQELGLNESQIKIWFQNKRAKIKKASGTKNSLALHLMAQGLYNHATITSKDEKSDSD; this comes from the exons ATGGAAGAAAATGATCACGGCAACAGAGACGTGGTGGAGCGGCAGGAGTCGGCGGATGAATCCAACAGAGCCATCCTTCCCCTGCTGCAGGCTCCGGGGAACCTGCAGATCCCTCACCGGGTCACCAATTTCTTCATCGACAACATCCTGCGGCCGGATTTCGGCAAGAGAAAGGACGGGGGCGCAAACCGCGAAGAGAGCAGCTTGGCATCGCGGGAGAGCCACAGCAGCCCCGCCGCCCCTCAGACCGAGCCGGTGGGGAGCACGGTGCCGGCGGAGGGGACCTCCACCCCGCACACGGTTACCGCGGCGAAGAAGCCCGCTATAGCCGACGAGGAGCCCCTGAAACCCCGCGGGGAGAACGGAGACCAGTGCCTAAGCTCAGACTCAGACAGTTCCCAAGCCAGCTCAAACCAGGCCATGTCTCAGCCCATGCTGTGGCCAGCCTGGGTCTACTGCACCAGATACTCGGACAGGCCTTCTTCAG GGCCAAGATCTCgcaaaccaaagaagaaaacGACCAGCAAAGAGGACAAGCGACCACGGACGGCCTTCACAGCAGAACAGCTGCAAAGACTAAAATCGGAGTTTCAGACAAATCGGTATCTGACCGAGCAGAGGCGGCAGAACCTGGCGCAGGAACTGGGCCTGAACGAGTCCCAGATCAAGATCTGGTTTCAGAACAAGAGGGCCAAAATCAAGAAGGCCAGCGGCACTAAAAACAGTCTGGCCTTGCACCTGATGGCACAGGGACTGTACAATCACGCCACCATCACGTCGAAAGACGAAAAATCAGACAGCGATTGA